Proteins from a single region of Manis javanica isolate MJ-LG chromosome 5, MJ_LKY, whole genome shotgun sequence:
- the RBM47 gene encoding RNA-binding protein 47 isoform X1 — protein sequence MTAEDSTAAMSSDSASASSAKVPEGVAGAPNEAALLALMERTGYSMVQENGQRKYGGPPPGWEGPHPQRGCEVFVGKIPRDVYEDELVPVFEAVGRIYELRLMMDFDGKNRGYAFVMYCHKNEAKRAVRELNNYEIRPGRLLGVCCSVDNCRLFIGGIPKMKKREEILEEIAKVTEGVLDVIVYASAADKMKNRGFAFVEYESHRAAAMARRKLMPGRIQLWGHQIAVDWAEPEIDVDEDVMETVKILYVRNLMIETTEDTIKKSFGQFNPGCVERVKKIRDYAFVHFASREDAVHAMNNLNGTELEGSCLEVTLAKPVDKEQYSRYQKAAKGSGAVETAVVQQPSYVYSCDPYTLAYYGYPYNALIGPNRDYFVKAGSVRGRGRGAAGNRAPGPRGSYLGGYSAGRGIYSRYHEGKGKQQEKGYELVPNLEISAVNPVAIKPGTVAIPAIGAQYSVFQAAPPPKMIEDGKIHTMEHMISPIAVQPDPASAAAAAAAAAAVIPTVSTPPPFQGRPITPVYTVAPNVQRIPTAGIYGASYVPFAAPATATIATLQKNAAAAAAVYGGYAGYIPQAFPAATIQVPIHDVYQTY from the exons ATGACTGCAGAGGATTCCACGGCAGCCATGAGCAGCGACTCGGCCTCCGCATCCTCTGCCAAGGTGCCCGAGGGCGTGGCCGGCGCGCCCAACGAGGCGGCCTTGCTGGCCCTGATGGAGCGCACGGGCTACAGCATGGTGCAGGAGAACGGGCAGCGCAAGTACGGTGGTCCGCCGCCGGGTTGGGAGGGCCCGCACCCGCAGCGGGGCTGCGAAGTCTTTGTAGGCAAGATCCCACGCGACGTGTACGAGGACGAGCTGGTGCCCGTGTTCGAGGCGGTGGGCCGCATCTACGAGCTGCGCCTCATGATGGACTTTGATGGCAAGAACCGCGGCTATGCCTTCGTCATGTACTGCCACAAGAACGAGGCCAAGCGTGCGGTGCGCGAGCTCAACAATTACGAGATCCGCCCCGGCCGCCTGCTCGGCGTGTGCTGCAGCGTCGACAATTGCCGCCTCTTCATTGGCGGTATCCCCAAGATGAAGAAGCGCGAGGAGATCCTGGAGGAGATCGCCAAGGTCACCGAGGGCGTGCTCGATGTGATCGTCTATGCCAGCGCCGCCGACAAGATGAAGAACCGTGGCTTTGCCTTCGTGGAGTACGAGAGCCACCGTGCCGCTGCCATGGCACGCCGCAAGCTCATGCCTGGCCGCATCCAGCTGTGGGGCCACCAGATCGCCGTGGACTGGGCTGAGCCCGAGATCGACGTGGATGAGGATGTGATGGAGACCGTGAAGATCCTCTACGTGAGGAACCTCATGATTGAGACCACGGAGGATACCATCAAGAAGAGCTTCGGCCAGTTCAACCCAGGCTGTGTGGAGCGTGTCAAGAAGATCCGCGACTACGCCTTTGTGCACTTCGCCAGCCGCGAGGACGCCGTTCATGCTATGAACAATCTCAACGGCACCGAGCTGGAGGGCTCGTGCCTCGAGGTGACGTTGGCCAAGCCGGTGGACAAGGAGCAGTACTCCCGCTACCAGAAGGCAGCCAAGGGGAGCGGCGCGGTGGAGACGGCGGTGGTGCAGCAGCCCAGCTATGTGTACTCTTGCGATCCCTACACACTGGCCTACTACGGCTACCCCTACAATGCGCTCATCGGGCCTAACAGGGACTACTTTGTGAAAG CAGGCAGCGTAAGAGGCCGGGGTCGAGGTGCGGCTGGCAACAGAGCCCCGGGGCCCAGGGGTTCCTACCTCGGGGGATATTCTGCTGGCCGTGGTATATATAGCCGATACCatgaagggaaaggaaagcagcaagaaaaaggaTATGAACTTGTTCCAAATTTGGAAATCTCTGCCGTCAATCCGGTTGCCATTAAACCCGGCACAG TGGCCATCCCTGCCATCGGGGCCCAGTATTCTGTGTTTCAGGCAGCTCCCCCTCCTAAAATGATTGAAGATGGCAAAATCCACACAATGGAGCACATGATCAGCCCCATCGCGGTGCAGCCTGACCCGGCCAGTGCTGCTGCAGCTGCGGCAGCAGCCGCCGCCGTCATTCCCACTGTGTCCACGCCACCGCCTTTCCAG GGCCGTCCAATAACTCCAGTATACACGGTGGCTCCAAATGTTCAGAGAATTCCCACTGCTGGGATCTATGGGGCCAGCTATGTCCCATTTGCTGCTCCTGCCACAGCCACGATCGCCACACTACAGAAGAATGCAGCAGCCGCTGCTGCCGTTTATGGAGGATATGCGGGCTACATACCTCAGGCATTCCCTGCTGCTACCATTCAGGTTCCCATACATGATGTCTACCAGACATACTGA
- the RBM47 gene encoding RNA-binding protein 47 isoform X2 translates to MTAEDSTAAMSSDSASASSAKVPEGVAGAPNEAALLALMERTGYSMVQENGQRKYGGPPPGWEGPHPQRGCEVFVGKIPRDVYEDELVPVFEAVGRIYELRLMMDFDGKNRGYAFVMYCHKNEAKRAVRELNNYEIRPGRLLGVCCSVDNCRLFIGGIPKMKKREEILEEIAKVTEGVLDVIVYASAADKMKNRGFAFVEYESHRAAAMARRKLMPGRIQLWGHQIAVDWAEPEIDVDEDVMETVKILYVRNLMIETTEDTIKKSFGQFNPGCVERVKKIRDYAFVHFASREDAVHAMNNLNGTELEGSCLEVTLAKPVDKEQYSRYQKAAKGSGAVETAVVQQPSYVYSCDPYTLAYYGYPYNALIGPNRDYFVKGSVRGRGRGAAGNRAPGPRGSYLGGYSAGRGIYSRYHEGKGKQQEKGYELVPNLEISAVNPVAIKPGTVAIPAIGAQYSVFQAAPPPKMIEDGKIHTMEHMISPIAVQPDPASAAAAAAAAAAVIPTVSTPPPFQGRPITPVYTVAPNVQRIPTAGIYGASYVPFAAPATATIATLQKNAAAAAAVYGGYAGYIPQAFPAATIQVPIHDVYQTY, encoded by the exons ATGACTGCAGAGGATTCCACGGCAGCCATGAGCAGCGACTCGGCCTCCGCATCCTCTGCCAAGGTGCCCGAGGGCGTGGCCGGCGCGCCCAACGAGGCGGCCTTGCTGGCCCTGATGGAGCGCACGGGCTACAGCATGGTGCAGGAGAACGGGCAGCGCAAGTACGGTGGTCCGCCGCCGGGTTGGGAGGGCCCGCACCCGCAGCGGGGCTGCGAAGTCTTTGTAGGCAAGATCCCACGCGACGTGTACGAGGACGAGCTGGTGCCCGTGTTCGAGGCGGTGGGCCGCATCTACGAGCTGCGCCTCATGATGGACTTTGATGGCAAGAACCGCGGCTATGCCTTCGTCATGTACTGCCACAAGAACGAGGCCAAGCGTGCGGTGCGCGAGCTCAACAATTACGAGATCCGCCCCGGCCGCCTGCTCGGCGTGTGCTGCAGCGTCGACAATTGCCGCCTCTTCATTGGCGGTATCCCCAAGATGAAGAAGCGCGAGGAGATCCTGGAGGAGATCGCCAAGGTCACCGAGGGCGTGCTCGATGTGATCGTCTATGCCAGCGCCGCCGACAAGATGAAGAACCGTGGCTTTGCCTTCGTGGAGTACGAGAGCCACCGTGCCGCTGCCATGGCACGCCGCAAGCTCATGCCTGGCCGCATCCAGCTGTGGGGCCACCAGATCGCCGTGGACTGGGCTGAGCCCGAGATCGACGTGGATGAGGATGTGATGGAGACCGTGAAGATCCTCTACGTGAGGAACCTCATGATTGAGACCACGGAGGATACCATCAAGAAGAGCTTCGGCCAGTTCAACCCAGGCTGTGTGGAGCGTGTCAAGAAGATCCGCGACTACGCCTTTGTGCACTTCGCCAGCCGCGAGGACGCCGTTCATGCTATGAACAATCTCAACGGCACCGAGCTGGAGGGCTCGTGCCTCGAGGTGACGTTGGCCAAGCCGGTGGACAAGGAGCAGTACTCCCGCTACCAGAAGGCAGCCAAGGGGAGCGGCGCGGTGGAGACGGCGGTGGTGCAGCAGCCCAGCTATGTGTACTCTTGCGATCCCTACACACTGGCCTACTACGGCTACCCCTACAATGCGCTCATCGGGCCTAACAGGGACTACTTTGTGAAAG GCAGCGTAAGAGGCCGGGGTCGAGGTGCGGCTGGCAACAGAGCCCCGGGGCCCAGGGGTTCCTACCTCGGGGGATATTCTGCTGGCCGTGGTATATATAGCCGATACCatgaagggaaaggaaagcagcaagaaaaaggaTATGAACTTGTTCCAAATTTGGAAATCTCTGCCGTCAATCCGGTTGCCATTAAACCCGGCACAG TGGCCATCCCTGCCATCGGGGCCCAGTATTCTGTGTTTCAGGCAGCTCCCCCTCCTAAAATGATTGAAGATGGCAAAATCCACACAATGGAGCACATGATCAGCCCCATCGCGGTGCAGCCTGACCCGGCCAGTGCTGCTGCAGCTGCGGCAGCAGCCGCCGCCGTCATTCCCACTGTGTCCACGCCACCGCCTTTCCAG GGCCGTCCAATAACTCCAGTATACACGGTGGCTCCAAATGTTCAGAGAATTCCCACTGCTGGGATCTATGGGGCCAGCTATGTCCCATTTGCTGCTCCTGCCACAGCCACGATCGCCACACTACAGAAGAATGCAGCAGCCGCTGCTGCCGTTTATGGAGGATATGCGGGCTACATACCTCAGGCATTCCCTGCTGCTACCATTCAGGTTCCCATACATGATGTCTACCAGACATACTGA
- the RBM47 gene encoding RNA-binding protein 47 isoform X3 has product MTAEDSTAAMSSDSASASSAKVPEGVAGAPNEAALLALMERTGYSMVQENGQRKYGGPPPGWEGPHPQRGCEVFVGKIPRDVYEDELVPVFEAVGRIYELRLMMDFDGKNRGYAFVMYCHKNEAKRAVRELNNYEIRPGRLLGVCCSVDNCRLFIGGIPKMKKREEILEEIAKVTEGVLDVIVYASAADKMKNRGFAFVEYESHRAAAMARRKLMPGRIQLWGHQIAVDWAEPEIDVDEDVMETVKILYVRNLMIETTEDTIKKSFGQFNPGCVERVKKIRDYAFVHFASREDAVHAMNNLNGTELEGSCLEVTLAKPVDKEQYSRYQKAAKGSGAVETAVVQQPSYVYSCDPYTLAYYGYPYNALIGPNRDYFVKVAIPAIGAQYSVFQAAPPPKMIEDGKIHTMEHMISPIAVQPDPASAAAAAAAAAAVIPTVSTPPPFQGRPITPVYTVAPNVQRIPTAGIYGASYVPFAAPATATIATLQKNAAAAAAVYGGYAGYIPQAFPAATIQVPIHDVYQTY; this is encoded by the exons ATGACTGCAGAGGATTCCACGGCAGCCATGAGCAGCGACTCGGCCTCCGCATCCTCTGCCAAGGTGCCCGAGGGCGTGGCCGGCGCGCCCAACGAGGCGGCCTTGCTGGCCCTGATGGAGCGCACGGGCTACAGCATGGTGCAGGAGAACGGGCAGCGCAAGTACGGTGGTCCGCCGCCGGGTTGGGAGGGCCCGCACCCGCAGCGGGGCTGCGAAGTCTTTGTAGGCAAGATCCCACGCGACGTGTACGAGGACGAGCTGGTGCCCGTGTTCGAGGCGGTGGGCCGCATCTACGAGCTGCGCCTCATGATGGACTTTGATGGCAAGAACCGCGGCTATGCCTTCGTCATGTACTGCCACAAGAACGAGGCCAAGCGTGCGGTGCGCGAGCTCAACAATTACGAGATCCGCCCCGGCCGCCTGCTCGGCGTGTGCTGCAGCGTCGACAATTGCCGCCTCTTCATTGGCGGTATCCCCAAGATGAAGAAGCGCGAGGAGATCCTGGAGGAGATCGCCAAGGTCACCGAGGGCGTGCTCGATGTGATCGTCTATGCCAGCGCCGCCGACAAGATGAAGAACCGTGGCTTTGCCTTCGTGGAGTACGAGAGCCACCGTGCCGCTGCCATGGCACGCCGCAAGCTCATGCCTGGCCGCATCCAGCTGTGGGGCCACCAGATCGCCGTGGACTGGGCTGAGCCCGAGATCGACGTGGATGAGGATGTGATGGAGACCGTGAAGATCCTCTACGTGAGGAACCTCATGATTGAGACCACGGAGGATACCATCAAGAAGAGCTTCGGCCAGTTCAACCCAGGCTGTGTGGAGCGTGTCAAGAAGATCCGCGACTACGCCTTTGTGCACTTCGCCAGCCGCGAGGACGCCGTTCATGCTATGAACAATCTCAACGGCACCGAGCTGGAGGGCTCGTGCCTCGAGGTGACGTTGGCCAAGCCGGTGGACAAGGAGCAGTACTCCCGCTACCAGAAGGCAGCCAAGGGGAGCGGCGCGGTGGAGACGGCGGTGGTGCAGCAGCCCAGCTATGTGTACTCTTGCGATCCCTACACACTGGCCTACTACGGCTACCCCTACAATGCGCTCATCGGGCCTAACAGGGACTACTTTGTGAAAG TGGCCATCCCTGCCATCGGGGCCCAGTATTCTGTGTTTCAGGCAGCTCCCCCTCCTAAAATGATTGAAGATGGCAAAATCCACACAATGGAGCACATGATCAGCCCCATCGCGGTGCAGCCTGACCCGGCCAGTGCTGCTGCAGCTGCGGCAGCAGCCGCCGCCGTCATTCCCACTGTGTCCACGCCACCGCCTTTCCAG GGCCGTCCAATAACTCCAGTATACACGGTGGCTCCAAATGTTCAGAGAATTCCCACTGCTGGGATCTATGGGGCCAGCTATGTCCCATTTGCTGCTCCTGCCACAGCCACGATCGCCACACTACAGAAGAATGCAGCAGCCGCTGCTGCCGTTTATGGAGGATATGCGGGCTACATACCTCAGGCATTCCCTGCTGCTACCATTCAGGTTCCCATACATGATGTCTACCAGACATACTGA